The proteins below are encoded in one region of Lactuca sativa cultivar Salinas chromosome 3, Lsat_Salinas_v11, whole genome shotgun sequence:
- the LOC111888381 gene encoding calcium-dependent protein kinase 26 — translation MGNTCRGSFGGKGAKSFNQPEHRSSIKHESSSTQVNKNSTTKSNPQQHTTQNKASKDSTPKPQIDDDDDTMNRTSQPFYVIGHKTANIRDLYTLGQKLGQGQFGTTYLCTEHSTGNNYACKSISKRKLISKEDVEDVRREIQIMHHLAGHKNIVTIKGAYEDPLYVHIVMELCGGGELFDRIIQRGHYSERKAAELIRIIVGVVQACHSLGVMHRDLKPENFLLVNKDDDFSLKAIDFGLSIFFKPGQIFTDVVGSPYYVAPEVLLKHYGPEADVWTAGVILYILLSGVPPFWAETQQGIFDAVLKGNIDFDSDPWPLISESAKDLIRKMLCSRPSNRLTAHKVLCHPWICENGVAPDRELDPAVLSRLKQFSAMNKLKKMALRVIAESLSEEEIAGLREMFKAMDTDNSGAITFDELKAGLKKFGSTLKDTEIRDLMDAADVDNSGTIDYGEFVAATIHLNKLEREEHLVAAFRYFDKDESGYITFDELQQACIDHNMTDILVEDIIKEVDQDNDGRIDYGEFVAMMTKGNGGIGRRTMRNSVNISMRDSPRAARDSPRAARDSPRAVWDSPRAARDSPRAARDSPRAARDSPRAYLQ, via the exons ATGGGCAATACATGCCGTGGATCATTCGGAGGAAAAGGCGCTAAAAGCTTCAATCAACCTGAACATCGTTCCAGTATCAAACACGAATCTTCTTCCACCCAAGTTAACAAAAACTCAACAACGAAATCGAACCCACAACAACACACAACCCAAAACAAAGCTTCAAAGGATTCAACTCCGAAACCCCAAATTGACGACGACGACGACACCATGAATCGCACTAGTCAACCATTCTATGTCATCGGACATAAAACAGCAAACATCCGTGATCTTTACACTTTAGGTCAAAAACTAGGCCAAGGCCAATTTGGTACAACCTATTTATGCACCGAGCATTCGACTGGTAATAATTACGCCTGTAAATCCATTTCAAAgcggaaattgatttcaaaagagGATGTGGAAGACGTAAGGAGGGAAATCCAAATCATGCATCATTTAGCAGGCCACAAAAACATCGTCACCATTAAAGGCGCATATGAAGATCCTTTATATGTTCATATTGTCATGGAGCTCTGTGGTGGTGGAGAACTTTTCGACAGAATCATTCAAAGGGGACATTACAGTGAACGAAAGGCAGCCGAATTGATCAGAATCATCGTTGGTGTCGTCCAGGCTTGCCATTCCCTTGGTGTTATGCATCGCGATTTAAAACCTGAAAATTTCTTGTTGGTTAACAAAGACGATGATTTCTCACTCAAAGCGATCGATTTTGGACTCTCCATTTTCTTCAAACCAG GTCAAATCTTCACAGATGTAGTTGGAAGCCCATATTATGTTGCTCCTGAGGTGTTATTGAAGCATTATGGTCCAGAAGCAGATGTATGGACAGCTGGCGTCATTCTTTACATTCTTTTAAGCGGTGTACCTCCATTTTGGGCTg AAACACAACAGGGAATATTTGATGCGGTTTTGAAGGGTAATATAGACTTTGATTCAGACCCATGGCCACTTATATCTGAAAGTGCAAAAGATCTTATTAGAAAGATGTTATGTTCTCGCCCTTCAAATCGATTAACTGCTCATAAAGTTCTCT GTCATCCATGGATATGTGAAAATGGTGTTGCACCTGATAGAGAACTGGATCCTGCAGTTCTTAGTCGTTTGAAGCAGTTTTCAGCCATGAATAAGTTAAAGAAGATGGCTTTAAGG GTTATAGCTGAGAGCTTGTCGGAAGAGGAGATTGCTGGTTTGAGGGAAATGTTTAAGGCAATGGATACTGATAATAGTGGTGCAATTACATTTGATGAATTAAAAGCCGGTTTAAAAAAGTTTGGTTCTACATTAAAGGATACAGAAATTCGAGACCTTATGGATGCG GCTGACGTGGACAATAGTGGGACAATCGACTATGGAGAATTTGTTGCGGCTACAATTCATTTGAACAAATTGGAACGCGAAGAACATCTTGTGGCTGCATTTCGGTATTTTGACAAAGATGAAAGTGGTTATATTACGTTTGATGAGCTTCAACAGGCTTGTATAGATCATAACATGACTGATATTCTTGTGGAAGATATCATTAAAGAAGTTGATCAAGATAAT gaTGGGAGGATTGATTATGGGGAATTTGTGGCAATGATGACAAAAGGAAATGGAGGAATTGGAAGAAGAACGATGAGGAATAGTGTGAACATTAGCATGAGAGATTCACCAAGAGCTGCCCGAGATTCGCCAAGAGCTGCCCGGGATTCGCCAAGGGCCGTCTGGGATTCACCAAGGGCTGCCCGGGATTCACCTCGAGCTGCCCGTGATTCACCCAGGGCTGCCCGCGATTCACCAAGGGCTTACCTCCAGTAA
- the LOC111888366 gene encoding AT-rich interactive domain-containing protein 6 codes for MVLEEDQEQDKPNDNALKSTDDNRSDEKDLDDVAVESPDDANNAEHDDKTSEIDGIANQSDSVVIGSKEDVKFLDTEVAVEKQEQVDNGEEDHIPSPSPSPTGSGGENGKNKDDEPEEEQHQLNPERSLVTKTDSEFSPDVKEEKLNTEGLSVTKIESELLPPEMENREEEAVEDDYEAELNSVTGVERPQLALTVVEEEEGAEFKTLQNHKSFLLDPNSSLEDESGTEEDQAAFMKELEVFHKERCLEFKPPRFYGEPLNCLKLWRSVIRLGGYEQVTSCKVWRQVGESFKPPKTCTTVSWTFRCFYEKALLEYEKYKMSNGELPFTDAASTEPPSGAKQTSQSQTPGSGRARRDAAARAMQGWHSQRLLGNGEVGDPIIKDKTPSTAIKREKQTIGLLKRKKPSSVERAVKVARMKASKPHLDSMVVDVGPPADWVKINVQRTKDCFEVYALVPGLLREEVRVQSDPAGRLVISGQPEQLDNPWGVSPFKKVVSLPSRIDPHQTSAVVTLHGQLFVRVPFEQSEV; via the exons ATGGTGTTGGAAGAAGACCAAGAGCAAGACAAACCTAATGATAATGCGTTGAAATCAACAGACGACAACAGGTCAGATGAAAAAGACTTAGATGATGTCGCTGTTGAAAGCCCAGATGATGCGAATAATGCAGAACATGATGATAAGACGAGTGAAATCGACGGCATAGCGAACCAGTCGGATTCGGTTGTAATAGGCTCAAAAGAGGATGTCAAGTTTCTAGACACAGAAGTAGCAGTTGAGAAACAGGAGCAAGTAGACAATGGCGAAGAAGACCATATTCCATCTCCATCACCTTCTCCGACAGGCAGTGGTGGTGAAAATGGTAAGAACAAAGACGATGAACCAGAGGAGGAACAACATCAACTAAACCCCGAGAGATCACTGGTCACCAAGACAGATTCAGAGTTTTCACCAGACGTGAAAGAGGAAAAGCTAAACACCGAGGGATTATCAGTCACTAAGATCGAGTCGGAGTTGCTCCCACCGGAAATGGAAAATAGGGAAGAAGAGGCGGTAGAGGATGATTACGAGGCAGAATTAAACAGTGTCACAGGGGTGGAGCGGCCACAACTGGCGTTGACAGTTGTAGAGGAGGAGGAGGGGGCTGAATTCAAGACCCTACAAAACCACAAGTCATTCCTCTTGGATCCGAATTCTTCTCTTGAAGATGAATCTGGTACAGAAGAGGACCAGGCGGCATTCATGAAGGAGCTTGAAGTTTTTCATAAGGAGAGGTGTTTGGAGTTCAAGCCTCCAAGGTTTTATGGAGAGCCATTAAATTGCCTCAA GTTATGGAGATCAGTGATCAGACTTGGTGGCTATGAACAG GTGACCTCATGCAAGGTGTGGCGACAAGTGGGAGAATCATTTAAACCCCCAAA GACTTGTACAACTGTCTCGTGGACATTCCGCTGTTTTTATGAAAAG GCATTGCTTGAATATGAAAAGTATAAAATGAGCAATGGGGAGCTGCCATTCACGGATGCTGCTTCTACAGAACCTCCTTCTGGTGCAAAACAG acaagtcaaagtcaaactcctGGATCAGGAAGGGCAAGGCGAGATGCAGCAGCACGAGCCATGCAAGGTTGGCATTCACAGCGTCTTCTTGGTAATGGTGAGGTTGGGGATCCCATCATTaag GATAAGACTCCAAGCACGGCAATAAAGCGTGAGAAACAAACCATTG GTTTGTTGAAGCGTAAAAAACCATCGTCAGTTGAGCGGGCGGTCAAAGTTGCACGCATGAAAGCGTCAAAACCACA TTTGGACTCCATGGTTGTGGACGTGGGCCCGCCTGCTGATTGGGTGAAAATTAATGTTCAGAGAACT AAGGATTGCTTTGAGGTGTATGCCTTGGTTCCTGGGCTTTTGCGTGAAGAG GTGCGTGTACAGTCAGATCCAGCTGGGCGGTTAGTTATATCCGGTCAACCAGAACAGCTGGACAACCCTTGGGGCGTTTCTCCTTTTAAAAAG GTTGTGAGTTTACCTTCAAGGATTGATCCTCATCAAACGTCGGCTGTGGTGACATTGCATGGTCAGTTGTTTGTGAGAGTGCCATTTGAGCAGTCAGAGGTGTAG
- the LOC111888391 gene encoding uncharacterized protein LOC111888391 → MEVECMRACMRKLAIWYTPNFKPITNHDELDRIMSTLGFLSLPPISTTTASTSAWKEYSFSAAGIFLSKSPSPPRPRLPYPRIDGLHVNTYHAFLDSVNFYLRMHNISDIFHIRGMPLHHVHDRNQKWSRMVGDDLVYVYREGTMELSPTNKNAVQNKDQNPVLCVVPWTNINDKML, encoded by the exons ATGGAAGTTGAGTGTATGAGAGCTTGCATGAGAAAGCTCGCAATTTGGTACACCCCCAATTTCAAGCCTATCACTAATCACGATGAGCTTGATCGCATCATGTCTACCCTCGGTTTTCTCTCTCTAccaccaatttccaccaccacCGCCTCAACCTCCGCCTGGAAAGAGTACTCCTTTTCTGCCGCCGGAATTTTTCTTTCCAAATCCCCCTCTCCTCCGCGCCCTCGCCTTCCATATCCCAGAATTGACGGCTTACATGTCAACACCTACCACGCGTTTTTGGATTCCGTCAATTTTTACCTCCGTATGCACAACATATCTGATATTTTCCATATTCG GGGAATGCCATTGCACCATGTCCATGACAGAAATCAGAAATGGTCGAGAATGGTTGGAGATGATTTGGTTTATGTGTACAGAGAAGGAACCATGGAGTTGTCACCAACAAACAAAAATGCTGTCCAAAACAAGGATCAGAATCCAGTTTTGTGCGTTGTTCCATGGACTAACATCAACGACAAGATGTTATAG
- the LOC111888376 gene encoding uncharacterized protein LOC111888376, with product MTSMLQSFHKEKSLPVSHNTTQDPPPPTAGAGMRRRISSMTFQIQPPTMSDTTAWALRSSKSVSSMGESASTSIKTWWARGWGWILSRKPVFAQDLEMNQEETSVLGCHNKGSLRHILYKFRSEIRKLVGSDQAGLPQTIRSKSYSSAI from the coding sequence ATGACCTCTATGTTGCAGAGCTTCCACAAGGAGAAATCTCTTCCAGTTTCTCATAACACCACACAGgacccaccaccaccaacagCCGGAGCCGGAATGCGCCGAAGGATCTCCTCTATGACATTCCAGATCCAACCGCCGACGATGTCAGACACTACCGCGTGGGCGTTGCGCAGCTCCAAATCGGTGTCTTCAATGGGGGAATCGGCGTCTACCTCCATCAAGACCTGGTGGGCTCGTGGCTGGGGATGGATCCTTTCCAGAAAACCAGTATTCGCACAGGATCTGGAGATGAATCAAGAAGAAACCTCCGTTCTCGGTTGCCATAACAAAGGTAGCTTGAGACACATCCTCTACAAGTTCAGATCCGAGATCCGAAAGCTCGTCGGATCTGATCAAGCCGGACTTCCTCAGACCATCCGTTCAAAGTCCTACAGTTCCGCCATTTGA